One window of the Magnolia sinica isolate HGM2019 chromosome 19, MsV1, whole genome shotgun sequence genome contains the following:
- the LOC131234413 gene encoding uncharacterized protein LOC131234413, with protein MAAAEEESDSPEKRFHTIMDKLFHAPGAKRPPSSSSPSTSAGIRSLGGKKRLRSNPVSIPEPNSRRDLVDANSSRRTLAVLGPSQVGVPVCRPWDRGDLLRRLATFKSMTWFGKPKVVSPVNCAKRGWVNVEMDIIACEACGSRLLFSTPSSWTQLQVEKAAAVFSLKLDSGHKVLCPWIDNACDEGLALFPPTPAPALIQGYRDRSSALLQLSALPVISSSAVDYMKSPQLESFLAQPPHPVCSLDDGIQPSGSSRSEALNESEALSAKLYHQAHKLISLCGWEPRFLPYVVDCEDRSIKSVKDSDSSPRVIGRQNPSIFVYPSSGSDEAARVKENSPTLGEHQPDPASVVLDCRFCGACVGLWAFSTVPRPLELFRLIKSVEINHQKDSSNGGDNNFSHMIEAPNTVCNSSAVSKDRALSLNLTIAGGPRPTKQNFKATVTLPIISRHLRAGLCSNSVARNREPSDVLSIDLEDHIDRTHTGQVVLSEEAGTLKRKRNEDELCIARDSSSDAQCHLNGKSDRVERSLINEEMNADISSEERHSNEQGLPTMHAENVQNVPQDSGRNDALVEDAEIAGAVTAERGATVSQVGECFPTTPIANGAGGYDGISEENLAALAAYDSNQKDIDFCVADILQWIQDPQDGLNDSSHIGSHSEAKATADGTHDMDFRKGDEDSDFQSSADGQPNNQMVVGVTEMVQSSVSNEILAAHGPGNDLKLVQWDKKMEFDPIRQHRHFCPWVASTDGTSMPGWKQTLSALDHLKESPLALREDSPSALSICEVDDPIASVRKLFMSPSEKRTKMAHQSS; from the exons ATGGCAGCAGCAGAGGAAGAATCGGATTCTCCGGAAAAGAGATTCCACACGATCATGGACAAGCTCTTCCACGCCCCAGGAGCAAAACGCCCGCCTTCCTCCTCCTCCCCCTCCAC ttCTGCTGGAATTCGATCATTGGGGGGTAAGAAGCGTTTGAGATCGAATCCAGTGTCGATTCCGGAGCCGAATTCGAGACGGGATCTTGTCGATGCTAACAGTAGCAGGCGTACCCTGGCTGTGCTTGGGCCGTCGCAGGTGGGCGTGCCGGTGTGCAGACCGTGGGATCGTGGGGATCTCCTGAGGCGATTGGCGACGTTCAAGTCGATGACGTGGTTTGGAAAACCCAAG GTAGTCAGTCCGGTAAACTGTGCAAAGAGGGGTTGGGTAAATGTAGAGATGGATATTATAGCTTGTGAAGCATGTGGATCACGTCTCCTCTTTTCTACCCCTTCATCCTGGACACAGCTGCAAG TTGAAAAGGCAGCAGCGGTATTCAGTTTAAAGCTAGATAGTGGACATAAGGTACTTTGCCCATGGATTGATAATGCCTGTGACGAAGGGCTGGCGTTGTTTCCACCAACACCTGCTCCAGCTTTAATCCAGGGTTACAGAGATCGGTCTTCTGCACTTCTGCAACTTTCAGCTCTTCCTGTAATTTCATCTTCAGCCGTTGATTACATGAAGAGCCCACAGCTCGAAAGCTTTCTTGCACAACCTCCTCATCCAGTATGCAGCTTAGATGATGGAATTCAGCCTAGTGGGTCTTCCAGAAGCGAGGCTCTAAATGAATCTGAAGCTCTTTCTGCCAAATTATACCATCAG GCACATAAGCTCATAAGTCTATGTGGATGGGAACCCCGTTTTCTTCCTTATGTTGTTGACTGCGAGGATCGATCAATTAAGTCGGTAAAAGATTCCGATTCTTCTCCACGTGTTATCGGCAGACAGAATCCTAGTATCTTTGTCTACCCATCATCTGGTTCTGATGAGGCTGCAAGGGTAAAGGAAAACAGCCCAACTCTTGGTGAACACCAACCTGATCCTGCATCTGTTGTTCTAGACTGTAGGTTTTGTGGGGCCTGTGTTGGTCTATGGGCTTTCTCGACTGTTCCCCGGCCTTTAGAACTGTTCAGATTGATCAAATCTGTAGAGATCAATCATCAGAAAGATTCTTCTAAtggtggtgataataatttcagCCACATGATTGAGGCACCGAATACTGTCTGCAACAGTTCTGCAGTTTCAAAGGATAGAGCCCTGAGCTTAAATCTTACAATTGCAGGTGGTCCACGGCCAACAAAACAGAACTTCAAGGCAACAGTTACTTTGCCCATCATCAGCCGACACTTGAGGGCTGGGTTGTGTTCTAATTCTGTTGCCAGAAACCGTGAACCATCTGATGTTTTATCCATTGATCTAGAAGATCATATAGACAGAACTCATACTGGACAAGTTGTTTTGTCGGAAGAGGCGGGGACATTGAAGCGCAAGAGAAATGAAGATGAACTTTGCATTGCTAGAGACAGCAGTTCCGATGCTCAATGCCATCTTAATGGGAAATCTGACAGAGTGGAGAGAAGTCTTATAAATGAGGAGATGAACGCCGATATTTCTAGTGAAGAACGACACTCCAATGAACAAGGACTTCCTACCATGCATGCAGAGAATGTGCAAAATGTGCCGCAAGATTCAGGCAGAAATGATGCATTGGTTGAAGATGCTGAAATTGCTGGAGCAGTCACTGCAGAAAGGGGGGCCACTGTTTCCCAAGTTGGAGAATGCTTCCCTACAACTCCGATTGCTAATGGCGCTGGTGGGTATGACGGAATCAGTGAGGAAAACTTAGCTGCACTGGCAGCTTATGATAGCAACCAAAAGGATATTGATTTTTGTGTTGCTGATATACTACAATGGATACAAGATCCTCAAGATGGCCTTAATGACTCTTCACATATAGGAAGTCATTCGGAAGCAAAGGCAACTGCAGATGGTACCCATGACATGGACTTCAGGAAAGGCGATGAAGATTCTGATTTCCAGTCATCTGCAGATGGACAGCCAAACAATCAAATGGTCGTGGGAGTGACGGAAATGGTGCAGTCTTCTGTCAGCAATGAAATTCTTGCAGCCCATGGACCAG GAAATGACCTAAAGCTAGTTCAATGGGATAAAAAGATGGAGTTTGATCCAATACGGCAGCACCGGCATTTTTGCCCCTGGGTTGCTTCTACAGATGGTACGAGCATGCCCGGATGGAAACAAACACTTTCTGCCTTAGATCATTTGAAAGAGTCTCCTCTTGCTTTACGTGAGGACTCTCCATCAGCATTGTCCATATGTGAG GTGGATGACCCTATTGCTTCAGTCCGGAAGCTTTTCATGTCTCCGTCTGAAAAAAGAACGAAGATGGCCCATCAATCAAGCTAA